The Nicotiana sylvestris chromosome 6, ASM39365v2, whole genome shotgun sequence genomic sequence TACAACATGTATctacccatccctttcactaaatacccaatatttatttacaagttattacagaccaatgaatgaattacataagtaaataagaaaacaagaagctattctatagggaaccttcgattaggcccagattttccaaagcctccaatgacctcaaatgcctcaattacATAAACAatgtcagagtctaggtgcatcaaagttccctaaggatcttaaGGATCCCGGACAgtatggaaaggccagcctcagtatgccagagttcagagggttctcaagaggatcccaaggtagtacacatactggagggggcagaacttattgactaagagtagagtgaaggTGATTTTAGTGAAAAATTGTATAAAAGAAGGCTtgtttgaaagtaatttagtaaaactCATAGACTATTTGAAAagagattgaagaaatgaacagaagtccaaacacaacaccttaGGACAGGTTCATACACAACCAGGAGTCACAACACCAAGGCAGGTTCAGTAGTCACAAACAGGGGTCAAAGGGTTTGGGAATACATGGAACACATGTTGGTAAACACATAGAGATAATTGGTGCAGACATGTTCAGAAACAACACAGAGGGGTAACATGCTGATCTAAAGGAAGGGGAATACATAATAATGTATACATCAATTACAAGTTTCACAataaaaccacaaatagaagcaaactagaaacaggatgaactgaagcaataagaAAATCATATTGTTGTTAGAATTTTGAATTAAAATTTAAACATACTAGTAAAGATGATAGTAAGAAAAGTGAAAGAACAGTAGgacacaatggttagccttggcttgcagccggctaacttagagcagtagcaaatagcacaaaagagagcagaaagtttttaAGTGTgagtcattcctctccctacggtggtaatcatggtggggcgaggacaACTTCAAAGGTGCTTAGCTATGATTTTTAGTGGCCTACATTGTAGAAGTATGCgggtgaacttgtgaagagatgtgatgagtgtcagagAGCAGGTGCAATTTCAAATAAGGATGATGCCTCTCAtcactattcttgaggttgacatatttgatgtgtggggaattgacttcatgggacccttTGTGAGTTCTTGTGGCAACACGTACATTCTGGTGGacgttgattatgtttccaagtgggtCGAGGCCGTGGCTATACCCAACAACGAGGCCCGGAGTGTGGTGacttttctcaagaagagcatcttTACTCGGTTTAGCACTTCTAGAGCAATCATAAGTGATAGGGGTTCTCATTTctgcaataaggcatttgacactttgcttgcaaagtatggtgtcaatcacaaggtttcaaccccttaccatcctcaggctagtgggcaagttgaggtctccaacaaggagattaagagcatattgtcaaagactgtcaatgcaaataggactgactggtcAAAGAAACTGGATGATGGTTTGTGGCTTATATGaatgcttacaagactctgattagTATGTTTTCGTACTGGTTAGTATTTGAGAAAGCTTGCCATCTATCAGTTgagttagagcataaggccatgtgggctttgaaaaagttaaatcttgaatgggatgttgcagcaaatctccggatagagcaactcaatgagcttgatgagttccgaTTTTATGCTtattccagctcgtccttgtataaggacaagatgaagtacttacatggcaagtatgctcgtagcaaggaaCTTAAGGAAGGTGACTTGGTTCTCCtattcaactcccggttacgacTGTTTCCAGGAAAgatcaagtcaaaatggagtggaccttttgaggtggtgcttgtaacttcgtttggtgctcttgatttgaaaaacaaacaTGGTGAAATCTTCAGAATTAATGGGCACAGAGTGAAGCACTATATTGgcaagtttgatgacagccacgtggtggcagtgatccatctcaaatgattgatggtaacctgcatcgcgtcgtgacgttaaatcaggtgcttcttgggatGCAACccatgtttttttcttctttttgattttcttcttagtgtaggatttgtgTTGAACTAACCGGTTATGAGATATGTGTAGGAATGTTTGACGGAGTGCAGGACAAAGTTGGAAAAATTTGGCATAGTCTGAAGTTGGACTGCTGATAGCACTCCATTTTTCGCGGTCAGCGGTGGTCATGTCGCGGAGGCATAAATTGGTGGCGGACTCGGGATTGCAAAGTCTTAAATGAGACTTCTCTAACGTTTCATCCGCATCCGCGGTGCATTTTTTGCGGTCAGCGGTGCCTTTCTGTGGCCGTGTTCCATTTTTCGCTCTCAACGACAATCTCAATAAAGCAGCCCTTCTGGTCGTCAAAAGCGCAATCCGCAGTGATTTTCTATGGCCGCGCCAGGTGAGTATTGTGGGTCCTAGGGTACCTTCTATAAGTAGGATGTCATGAGACCTTTTACCTTTTTCGATATCTTCACTCTCAAGCTAAAATTTTACTGTTCATCTGAGTCCTAATCTGCACAAACACAAGATTAAAGTTTTTTCTCGTTACTCATTACACATCTGGTAATCTCACTTCCTAATTGTTCTTTGATTTgtacttgtttttcttttattggttagtttttatatcttcttcctcttttttcttttaattttatctcAGGGTTCATTCATATTAATTAAATTAGGCTTAAATAGTTAAAGGTGATCAATTAATAGCTAGTTGAGGTTAAGAGCGTAGATGATATTCACtaatgtgaagaaaaatagaaacCCTAGGAATTGCTCAGTTCGTTTTTGAATTCCACAATCGCAGTGGTATTTTTGCGGTCAGCATCTGTGCAAAAGCTGAGTTGGAAGCTTTAAAAACCACGATCAGCGGTGACAAATTTCGCTAACAACGGTCCAACCTTCGCGACCGCGCTGCATTTCTCGTGGTCAGCGGTGCACATCTTCAGATAAGTAAATAATATGGGTCCAAGGCCGCGGTTGTTTTTCCGCGGACAGCGGTGTAACTTTCGCGGCCGCGCCCAATTTTTTGCGCTCAGTGGTACCATAGAATCAAAGGATGGGTATTCTGATCCCCATACCTCCGCAGCCGCGCCCAATTTTCCGCGGTCACCGGTGCTCATtccgcggccgcggtgctttaTCCGCTGTCAGCGGGGCTGCAAGTTTTTACAATGATGTCAACTATTCTTTGCTGTTCTTTATTGCTTCTTTTAGCGCCAGTACTAACAATCTTCCACTGATTATGtatgcagacaatggttaaaacAAAAGGTGGCAATGACCAAAAAAGGGAAAGCAGAGTCCTCCCAAGGTAGGAGACGAGGACAAATCAAGTTACCCCTAGCAGTGCAGCAATCTAGTGAGAAAATACGGAAAGATATCAAAGCTGCAAATAGAGCTGCATCCCACTCCGAGGGGAGTGAGTATATTCCATCCCGGGAGGCCTCAGAGATTGACTATGTGCCCACACATGTACTAGACTTCCCAGGGAGATTTCGACTGAGAGATACACCCCAAGCTTCTCCTACTTCTCCTACTTTTTCTGAGTCATCTGATGGCTCAGTGGAGAGTAGTGAGTCTTCAACATCAGCCTCTCCTACTGCCTCCCCACATAGACTGGAGCCCATTGATGTATATGCTGAGACACTAGATGACGGGAGAGGGGGGATACCCAGACTAGAGGCTTGGAGAGGACAAGAAACTCAGAGGTGTGGCAACAAAGGTTTGTCAGTGAGCAGGCATATCACAAATTCAGGGAGTGGTGGCCTCAAAGGTCACTCATACATGAGCGTCAGTTTATAGAGTTGGATCTTTTGccccacaaccccaatgtgaagcAGCACTTTAATGAAAGAGTGGGGTGGGATTACTTTACAAGTAGGGTGCCGGATGCTAATGAGCACCTAGTAAAGGAATTTTATGCCAATGTCGTCCACATAAAAAAGGTCACAGTTGTGACTAAGGTGCGGAACCTGAAGATCAATTTTGATGGAAAGACTCTGAACGACTACATTGGTTttaatgatgaagatgagtcatTGTACTTAGAGAAGGATGCAATGGATGAGGCGGCCCGCCCGTGGTTGGCATCACTACTTGCTCTCCCGGATACTACTCCAGCTTGGTTGGCAGCGGGGGTCCCTATCTATAGGAACACCCTAAACTTCAAGGGAAAGGCTTGGGAAAATTGTATTTGCAGCAGAttagaccccactactcatgacagTGACATGTCGGTTTCCCGGGAGATTATAGTGGTAGCTATTATGGCGGGGTTCCCGATCAATGTCAATATCATGTCTAGGGTGATTACCAGAGTGGTCAACAAGGGTGATAGATCCTACCTCTTTCCGAACTTCCTTACCATGTACTTGGAGGATCAGGAGGTCGAGAAAAGGGATTTAGATATCAAGGTGAAACCCAAGAATCCCTTCTCATGGTACAACCTTCAGGGTCCAGTCAACCCCAAATCCAAAGGCAAAGCGactacttctactggccagtctgaagatcCAACAATGGTGGTCACTACTTCTGAGCCTTCCACTGCCATACCGGATCCTAACCTCAGACCATCTACTTCCATGCCTTCCTAAGTGCCCTCCTTGTCAGCATACCTTTTGACTGCACATAGGTTGAGCCAGACCCtctccagcatcaacaactggatgcaggcagcaacttctaagctgtctgtactATCACGTTCAAAGGCAGCCCAGTCAATTCACGCACAGCCCCAGGTGCCAGCTTCAGTGGAGGaatctctcaaggagcttctggacaaccagaagaagctcctagaCAACCAAAATCTCATCATAGATGCTTTTTCAATTCAAGAAAAATCAATTAAGGAGCTGAGCAAGCAGACGAAGAAGCTGAAAAAGACTCGGGCCTCAAAGGAGTCTGTGAAGCTGTTGAGAGGAaaggtggagaagatgaagttagCTGGAGACCTACCATTGGAACTATTATTATAGGACCAGATTCCAGTAGCTCAAACAGAGCAGATACCAGAGCAGGAGGCTGATGGCGAGCCTAGGAGGAGACGAGTGATTCCTCAGGCTGATGACGTGGATATTCAGATGGAGGACCCCAAGGGAGGTGCTTCAGGCCAGCCACAGGACCCCGAGGGAGGTAATCTAGGGACCCAGCCACGGGACCCCATGCAGACAGAGGatccatagggagttttctttactctctaacccCTTCCTTAATCTAATTCTTTTGTTATTAGCATTGAAGACAATACTAGTtcttatttggggggggggggtggtccTACTTTGATTTGTGATTCTGGGATATAAATATGacacttatttttcttttattattattttcacttttggtatgtatataactttactatttattttacttttagttatttttcaatctcggtttgtatataaagttattttctcatgtatatattcattccccgttatgtatattcatctaaatctcctattgtacatattcagtttactttccgtattttacttcataacttcttttgcaattttccttaatagcatagcttcttatttcatttagtagCTTCATTTTTAGTTTGTAGCttctatttttacaaattttcgtaatcaataagcctttggttttcttaatgccacagttctttccaaaggtagagtttgtgtgaaccgggtgggttttcccgatgatggatgacatgacaaccttcttaaggatttgagtctatgttcttttcatttttgtgtaaatagtagctagtgaacaatagtgcctcaggcaaagcttcacttgggcctaacacatttacctttgaccttatggttaaaaacaaattgttatgtataagatggtgatagttgtgaccttgagactcttgtgttgactaaacaatcatcgagtagTTTCTCagaaccatttgtgttgctcaaatcttagcaaaggttgttgtgggccctcgactctgtctctttagcaattCTATAGTGTGTGTGGTGAGGTTTtaatttgcaagtccaagtcccgttgcagtaagtctagaacttgccgataatgtttgtctaggcgaaatcctagacttgagaagtgattataggctctccttgatacaaattgagacttgaaaacatccatagcccACCAAGAATGATATTCCTAGTCAACCCCATTGAGCCATAGCCcttattctttcaataaccatgatacaagcctttagcCGTTCCaaaatgatcctctcttggcacccgatctttccttagcacaaggcaaaagcataagttttgGGGGAGAGATaaggaatgcaaaagtgataaaaggtacaaaatgaaaaaaaagaaaagccaaaaagtcaaaaacaaaGTGAACAATGTGGacgaaatgaagggattcaatgaaAGCAAAgatgaaaggcttggaaagattagaaaagagaaaaaggattgaaatgaataagaaagagtgacagtgtgtctctctagcccctaaggaagaagtaaatgacttaaagagtcaagaaaatgtgagccaaaatgaaggaaatgaagtgcttaaggaaagatgaaacttTCATAGACcaatatttcctaccctgaaccaaagccttcattacattcccgcaaaagacctatatgatcttgagttgagtgagcttacattagtggtgactcacataagtggcaagcttatggtacttagagtcggacttgtaaccttcctttgagagagatgggTGTATTTTCCACAATCCTCATTCTGAGTACTACAGTCTAAAAGTGAGGTTCGCATATGGAGAGtcgaggagtatgagtttgggttccacaatgaccaatgtAGTATAAAGAGTTCCTTTGATGACTTGAGTCAaatcttgatgcttttgtgtcgcactaaagCCATGGTGCTAAAAAGTTTGTGTATTGTTAATAATGCATTTTAGTTGaaggtaattgttagtcccaattgatttttgatgaggttactttaggacagctgaaatattcctttcttttatcttgaggagGTGGGAATCACATTATttgtttgaggacaagcaaaagcttaactttgggggagttgataactagggattctagcctattttatgctcctttttgcttaggttttggattaaaagtaTGTACAAGTATTCCTGAAAGCTAACTTATTATGCTTGCTtgtagtgtttggtcaaaaagagacaaggaagtcataaccagctcaaaaaggagtaaaacctgcacaagttcaaagctgagtCAAAAGGCCGCTGATGGAGAAGAAATAGATGTAGACGCAGAGGATCCACTGCTGAGGTGGTCTTAACAACGCCCTCAGTGGTGGCAAGGTTCAAAGAGTCATATTCTGGCCTTAACAGTCACCGCTGCCCGCAGTGAAATTGTGCGGCAATGGTATCATCTGACGAGGCCGCGGCCCAATTGTCTCCCTCAGTTGAATGAAGAATCAGAGAACATTAGTTGGGAGCTTAAATTGAAAGGCGCGGTCCGCGATCATATTTCGCAGCCGCAGTAGTCATAGTGCTGAGGCGACCTATTTTCCGCTTTTAGCGGAATCTCCGTAGGGGCAATTTTGTTTGGAAAATTTAGCTATGTATAAATagttcttctttaattttttaggTCATCTGTTGTTTGGGGAGCACGTGAACAAccattttttttttacctttttgagtaattttagaacatctttagcaattaatcttagattttactcttgtaattactttttatggcttatatttcatctccatctttgatttcttctttgattatgagtagctaaacctattCTAGGGTTGttacccaaccctagtgtgggtatttaatgagtcttcaattttagggcttaaatgtttatgggttaatgatatttagcgtgatttatgctttaattgttgaattggtagttgcaaacactgatttgtgccttttagacttaggctcttcttgagaaagagagagtaAGTCTAGAAAATCTAGGATAACAAAAAATTGgagtgcattcaagagattgatagacccaattaaagggttaaacctagagatagtaatacccgaatTGAGCCGATTTTGCTTGCATTGTTTAAACACCCAATTAGGCTTGAGAAAGctaattagggcaaagtcactcaaactatcAAGAGTTATAGAGTGAGTAACTATGTGAAATGGTTATATCATGATCATTATTACAAAAAGTTTTCCCTAAGTTTTAGACCCCGTTAGATACTCACCAAGgttaagtcacttccctagtgcctttttaccaattgagaaaaccttacaaaaatatcatacttagcttattCTCATTCTTAATTAGTGTTAAAAGTATAATATTAACCAAACAAagcatgattggaagtgtaattaagaacattgcacatagctagattagatagaaacccaattccAAACCCATAttagctctctgtggattcgatcccgacctttcgggtaaaagctgcatcgaccactcttgccattctatagtggtatagggttggacccgattagaGTCCTGGTCTGGGAAGAagaaggtatgcaatttcctatctattatgttagcagaactctaggcgaggccgaaactaggtatcctcacctagaaaaGTTGGCGCTTGCTAGGCAAAGCACCTCTAGGAAGCTAAAATCATACTTTGAATGCCACCCTATATATGTTGCAACTACTTACCCATTGAAAAACATAATGCATAAAACCGAACTCTCAGGACGATTGGCTAAATGGGTCATAGAGATTAGCTAATACGATATCGAGTATCGACCTCAGACCACCATTAAGTCTCAAATtctggcagacttcgtggccgactttatGCTGGCCTTAATACCCGAGGTCGAAAGAGAGTTGTTGTTGAACTCGAGGACTTCTTCAggaatctggaccctctttacggatgGTGCCTCGAACGCGAAGGGGTTCGAACTTGGCATAGTATTGAAGCTACAAACAGGTAGTATAGTTAGATAATCTATTAGgactgtaaaattgactaacaatgaggtcgagtatgaggccatggTTTCAGGTCTCAAACTGGCCAAAAGCTTGGGGGTagaggtgatcgaagctaagtgcgACTCCCTCCTTGTAGTGAATCAAGTTAATGGGACGATCGAAGTCAGGGAGGAACAAATGCAAAGATACCTGGATATACTATAGGTAACATTACATCGATTCAAGAAGAGGACCCTACAACATGTGCCTCGGGATCAAAACAGCGAGGCCGATGCTCTCGCTAACTTGAGATCATCGGTCAATGATGATGAGTTCAACTCAGGGGTGATTGTACAACTCATAAGAGCGATAGTGCCAGAAGGTCACGTTGAGATaaactcaacaagcctaacttgGGACTGGAAAAACAAATATATAGAATAGTTGAAGACTGGAAAATTGCCCTCGGATCCTAAGAAATCGAGGGCTCTACGTACGAAAACGACCCGGTTCAGCTTGTCTGAAGACGGTACCCTGTTCCGGAAAATGTTTGATGCCCACTCGCAATATGTCTAGGAATAAGAGACACCGAGTATGTTTTGAGGGAAGTCTATGAAGACACCTGCGAAAATCATTTGGGTGCCGAATCATTAGTTTGGAAAATAATCAGAGCCGGCTACTACTGGATCGACATGGAAAAGGACGCGAAAGAGTTCATACAAAAATGCGACGGATGTCAAAGGCACGCTCCGTTGATTCATCAGCCCGGGGAGCTGCTGCATTCGATCTTATCACCCTGgtcgttcatgaagtgggggatggacattaTCGGCCCCTTTTTATGGGCACCCGATAACGGtcaatttatattatttatgactgattatatttctaaatgggtggaagcccaAGAGTTTGAGAATGTCAGGTAGAAGGAGGTCATTGATTTAATCTAGGACCACAAAATATGCTGGTTTGGAATAACGGCCGAGGTCGTGTGCAACAATGGGAAGCAGTTCATCGACAGCAAAGTGAGTAAGTTTGTCtaagaccataagatcaaaagaaTCCTATCAACACCCTACCACCCTAGTGGGAACAGGCAAGCACAGTCCACGAACAaaaccatactccaaaacctcGGAAAGAGATTGACCGACgcgaaaagaaaatggaaagaaatctttcccgaagtcctataggcataccGTACGACCTCGAAGTCCAGTACTGGGGCCACCCCGTTCTCATTAGTTTACGGCGCCGAAGTACTAATACCAATCGAAGTAGGAGAACCGAGTCGCAAGTTCCAATAtgcaaccaaaaagtcaaacaacgaggccatgaatacgagccTAGAACTCTTAGATGAAAGGCGCAAGGCCGTCCTCGTCTAGTTGGCTACACAAAAACAATagatcgaaaggtattacaatcgaagagccaatcttcgacACTTAAATGTTGGGGACTTGGTGTTAAGGAAGGTCACACTAAGCAACTGGAACCCGAACGAAAGGAAGCTGGGGCCGAACTGAGAAGGTCCATATGAAATTATCGAGATCACTAGAAAGGGATCGTACAAACTTGAAGCAATAAATGGTGAGCGACTACCGAACAATTGAAACGTAACTCACTTGAAATGATACTAATGTTATGGTAAAACCctatttatttcttttatttatatattgGACTAACATTTGCAGGTAATATTCAAGAAGTGATGCAACTTTTTCTCCTGAaggcatgcgttgcactcttttttccttgaacCGGTTTTGTCTCAAATGAATTTTTTGGCAAGGTTTATAACGAGGCAACAacggatcgtgctaacttagaattgaagaTCGTCTATGAACCGGTGCCAAGGATCACATCAATAGTATCCGAGGCTTCTCTATGATCGGCCatcgaatactgggggcatcgACCTCGGATAATAATTTTAGCAAGGAAAGAATCTTTGTGCTCGAACAGTCTAGGTTCGATCGATAGGATTTACTGTAAGAGCCAAACAGTCAAATGAACCGCGCCCACATAAACCACCTGAGCCCTAACACAAATCTTTTACACATGTCTAATCTTGTATATTATGCACAAAAATAAAAGGAAGTTTCTACCTTGCGGATAAATATTTTGTCCcttaatttttttctttgttaCAGTTGGTCCCCTAAAAACATCGAGCCTAAGGGGCACCTCACTCAGGGACTATCGTCCAAGGTAGGCTCGGATGACCCGGGATATCGAAGCCTGGGGTCACAAAGCTTATTAGGAAGTGCCCGAATTTTAAAGGCTACGACCATCCCCATTCGTGGACGGTTGTCTTGAGTAAGACCAGATGACTTAGGGTAACAAGCCCATTGGGCAACATCCGAACTAAAAAGCCTATGGTCATCCTAAAACGACTCGGAGATGTCCGGACCCGTAACTAAAACATAAGGCCTTCAAAATTTCTTAACCGGTTCAAAAGGCTACCCTCGTaaattataatttaaaatattcTAAATACTTTGGGGAAAACTTCCGGTCGTACCGATCCCCCTCACGAGTCTTAAACAAAATAATGTCAAGAACGAGGCCTGTTCAAACCTCTGAACAAGACCCAATTATTACATGCTAAGACATTCGATATCTTTGCAATCATAAAAGAGCAAAAGGAAACGAGCTTAAAAATTGTCTAAGGGAAAATTAGATTTTACTTTACTAATATATAGAAACGGGACTTTGGTGGGACGAACATGGGACAAACACAGGaatacctgaaatttagttttaaattagGGTTGAATTAGTAATTACGGTCATTTCTATAGAAACACATGAATTCACTAAGGGAACACACGTGTCCATCCGTATTCATCTGTGTGTAAAACTctattttctctcattttttatttcattGTTCCCCTATCCCATTTTCTCAGTCTTCACTCTTTCAGCGAGGCTCTTCGCTTTGGTCTTTTTCTGCAAGCTACTATTAATTTGAGCAAACCATGTGTACTGCACTTATATTCAACTATAGTCTATAGTAGTACTTCACATCTCACAATTTCTCTCTCATTTAGAAGACCATCTCTGTTTGTGAGTATCTTAACTTTCTTATACTCTTTTCTGTTCTTCAATTTTTTAAATTGTAAATTTTTTTGATTGATTGGTTTGTAGTTTCTTATGTAACTCTATTGTACTTGTGAATTTTGGTAGATTCTACTTTATTCTCCTTCTTTCTTTGTTGCACCCATTTCTTGGTGATGTGATTTTGATAGATCCGGTTTGATTTTCTTCATATCTTAAAATTTTCTGTTAAATTTCTTACATGCATGTTAGTAATTTGTATTTTGCTCACGATTTTTCAAAATAGATACTTAGTGTATATGTcagaatatatatttatttttgatttgtAGCTAAGAAATTAGCAAATTTTGGAGTGAGGCGGCTTTTAAGGGGAGTAGTCCTTGTCAATGACTACTATTTTTAGGTGCAACATTATTTCAATTTCGGCTTTATTCTGGAGAAATTTAACTCCTGCTATCAGCTCCTATAAAAATGACCCATAAATATGTTAGATGATTATTTTTTATCTTTAAGGGAGTTTGAAACAACAGACATAGTTTAGTCACTCCTACCGGTTCTGAATATGAGAGGACTCTTTTTTCGTCCACATAAGAGATGCTACTCCATGAATAGAACAAAGGTTAGATAAGTGGATCTGTTGATTCTATGCAATTGAGAATTTGTTGGTAAAGTTCATGAGATATTTGTGCTTCGACTAACTCCAGTTCGAAGAAGAATACAGTGTAGTTTGCAATGACAATAAACTTAGACTTGATATTTAAGGTAGGTTTTCTATGACTTAAATATGTATGTTAATTTTTTCTAATTCTAAATTATTCTATATAAAAATATGATTTATTGTAAACTAAAGAAATCATTTTATTGGAAATATTTTTTATTGTTGTTTGTCTTATTTATATGTGCAACATGTAGACTGATATAACAATCATGGTGTCAAGTTAATGGTTTTTATTGTTCAGTTAGAAATCTTGAATCCaataatatatattaaaaaactATTAGAAGAAAGCTAAGTCAATTGCTAATATGAATCTAGAGGTAAAGTATtttctatgtttttttttatttcaatacTAAAGTTGCAGCCTTTATCCAAGAACAACTGCTCAATACAAATACAACGCCAAAATCAGTCACTACCCATTATCAGCACACAAAATAGAACATTGAAGTTCtttattcaagaaaaaaaaaaagcataTTCCCTGATACAAAAGTGCAAGGTGAGCCTTTTAACACCACTGATTGTTGTAGATGTTATCTGTATTGTAGAAATTTCCTGAAATTGCATGCATGCCAATTGTAGCTATATGACAATTTCTCTTTTAATTTGCAACATTTTGTTTTTAAATG encodes the following:
- the LOC138871211 gene encoding uncharacterized protein, whose amino-acid sequence is MPLITILEVDIFDVWGIDFMGPFVSSCGNTYILVDVDYVSKWVEAVAIPNNEARSVVTFLKKSIFTRFSTSRAIISDRGSHFCNKAFDTLLAKTDWSKKLDDVFEKACHLSVELEHKAMWALKKLNLEWDVAANLRIEQLNELDEFRFYAYSSSSLYKDKMKYLHGKYARSKELKEGDLVLLFNSRLRLFPGKIKSKWSGPFEVVLVTSFGALDLKNKHGEIFRINGHRVKHYIGKFDDSHVVAVIHLK